One window of the Emcibacter sp. genome contains the following:
- a CDS encoding carboxymuconolactone decarboxylase family protein, with product MSVQNIKSRLPDYAKDTKLNLSTVLTEEGAEGLTQKQIDGIALSAAYATKNQAVIQALTIELEGRLSAEEINAAKAAATIMGMNNVYYRFTHMVRDKDYLGMPAKLRMNVIGRPGIEKADFELYSLAVSAINGCGMCIEAHVNEVVKAGVSKVGVQSTIRIAAVINAAAQAIVIEDYS from the coding sequence ATGTCAGTACAAAATATTAAATCCCGCCTGCCCGACTATGCAAAGGACACGAAACTTAACCTGTCCACCGTCCTGACGGAAGAAGGCGCGGAAGGTTTAACGCAGAAACAGATTGACGGTATTGCGCTGAGTGCTGCCTATGCTACCAAAAACCAGGCCGTCATTCAGGCCCTGACAATCGAACTGGAAGGCAGGCTCTCAGCAGAAGAAATCAATGCCGCCAAGGCCGCCGCCACTATCATGGGCATGAACAATGTCTATTACCGCTTCACTCATATGGTGCGTGACAAAGACTATCTCGGCATGCCGGCAAAACTGCGGATGAATGTCATCGGCAGGCCGGGCATTGAAAAGGCCGACTTCGAGCTTTACTCCCTGGCCGTGAGCGCCATCAACGGCTGCGGCATGTGTATCGAGGCCCATGTCAACGAAGTGGTCAAAGCCGGCGTATCCAAAGTAGGCGTTCAATCCACCATCCGGATCGCCGCCGTGATCAATGCGGCTGCCCAGGCGATTGTTATTGAAGATTACAGCTAG
- a CDS encoding AI-2E family transporter, whose translation MAEEAKELVQTEDLSLIQRKRFIIALMILFTSVFLWVIQGYIITILMATIFAALLQPAYDALRSKLGAERRGIAAGLLLFLVMIVVGIPVIGLLSLAAAEGLKISQAAVAWINLQVNQNGTVNGLVPDWVPFAAELSAYKATIFSKLAEWAGTASGFIIRILSAATQGTAQMLVDLFILLYAMFFFLIWGHGTMEAIYQYLPLGEKDRQLIRQKGLFMSRAMLKSILIIGSIQGFLLGLAFWVCGIDAPVFWGLIVVLISAIPGIGSGIIWIPAAVYLVASGQYGYAAGLTFWGILIIGMVDNILRPRLVERDTKMPDLLVLVSTLGGLTAFGAAGIILGPVLAAVMITVLEIYKDAFKDILADPDGNT comes from the coding sequence ATGGCAGAAGAGGCAAAAGAACTGGTTCAGACTGAAGATTTGTCGCTCATTCAGCGCAAAAGATTCATCATTGCCCTTATGATCCTGTTTACCAGCGTATTCCTGTGGGTGATCCAGGGCTATATTATCACGATCCTTATGGCTACTATCTTTGCCGCCCTGTTGCAGCCCGCCTATGATGCATTACGGTCAAAACTGGGGGCGGAACGCCGCGGGATCGCGGCAGGACTTCTATTGTTTCTGGTCATGATCGTGGTCGGGATACCGGTTATCGGACTTTTATCCCTTGCTGCAGCCGAGGGGCTGAAGATCTCCCAGGCCGCCGTCGCCTGGATCAATCTGCAGGTAAACCAGAACGGTACCGTCAATGGGCTGGTGCCGGACTGGGTTCCTTTCGCCGCTGAACTTTCCGCCTATAAGGCCACAATTTTCAGCAAACTGGCAGAATGGGCCGGTACCGCCAGCGGATTTATCATCAGGATTCTTTCGGCCGCCACACAGGGTACGGCCCAGATGCTGGTCGATCTGTTCATTCTGCTTTACGCCATGTTCTTCTTCCTGATCTGGGGACATGGCACTATGGAAGCCATCTACCAGTACCTGCCCCTGGGCGAAAAAGACCGGCAGTTGATCCGCCAGAAGGGCCTTTTCATGTCGCGGGCCATGCTGAAAAGCATTCTGATCATCGGCTCGATCCAGGGGTTCCTGCTTGGACTGGCCTTCTGGGTCTGCGGTATAGATGCCCCTGTCTTCTGGGGCCTGATTGTCGTGCTGATTTCCGCCATTCCCGGCATCGGGTCCGGTATCATCTGGATTCCTGCCGCCGTGTATCTTGTGGCAAGCGGGCAATATGGATATGCGGCCGGGCTGACCTTCTGGGGTATATTGATTATCGGCATGGTGGATAATATTCTCCGCCCCCGCCTGGTGGAGCGGGATACCAAAATGCCGGACCTGCTGGTATTGGTCAGTACCCTTGGCGGGCTGACGGCCTTTGGTGCCGCCGGCATCATACTCGGTCCTGTCCTTGCCGCCGTAATGATCACGGTGCTGGAGATTTACAAGGATGCTTTCAAGGATATCCTGGCCGACCCCGATGGAAACACCTGA
- a CDS encoding (2Fe-2S)-binding protein: MLKLTINNQKVSFDGDGEMPLLWYLREHFGALGVKFGCGIGECGACTVHINGDALRSCSLPMDALEDGAEITTIEGLAKHNSLHPVQQAWIELDVPQCGYCQAGQIMAVSSFLKDHPTPTDADIDANITNICRCGTYTRIRKAIHRAAILMREKVDA; the protein is encoded by the coding sequence ATGCTCAAACTCACAATCAACAATCAGAAAGTCTCGTTTGACGGCGATGGTGAGATGCCGCTGCTGTGGTATCTGCGGGAACATTTTGGTGCGCTCGGGGTAAAATTCGGTTGCGGCATCGGCGAATGCGGCGCCTGTACTGTCCATATCAACGGCGACGCTCTCAGATCATGCAGCCTGCCAATGGACGCCCTTGAGGATGGCGCGGAAATCACAACGATTGAGGGACTGGCTAAGCATAACAGCTTGCACCCGGTGCAACAGGCCTGGATCGAGCTTGATGTGCCCCAGTGCGGATATTGCCAGGCCGGACAGATTATGGCCGTCAGCAGTTTCCTCAAGGACCACCCTACCCCTACAGACGCCGACATAGACGCCAATATCACGAACATCTGCCGTTGCGGCACCTATACCCGCATCCGCAAGGCCATTCACCGGGCCGCAATACTGATGAGGGAGAAAGTGGATGCCTGA
- a CDS encoding xanthine dehydrogenase family protein molybdopterin-binding subunit gives MPEALALTRRQMLGYSAAAGSLVVMAPFFRPARAHGAEVSNELLQAIIHINPDNSILIEHPAPEMGQGTGTAEPMLIAEELDADWDRVSVKTMDLMLKTDKDGNMAWKFFPQGAGGSTSISRGFDPLRKAGASARELLLRAAANRWSVETSTLRTEKSYVIGADNKRLSYGDLARDAAAITLPEDFEPVLKDRKDWKIVGQPKAHKSAHDIVTGQPLYSIDATYPGVRIACMARCPWLDGEVISVDDSETLKVPGVIKVVHLPRPDLDKYYTYLAAGVAVIAETFWAAKKGRDLLKIEWDKGPYANESTDSLDQHCSDLLDTTGQIVRHDGNFPEALTKADKVIRKRYRLPYVSHAQLEPQSAIAHVQADKCTLIGPFQFPSSASRIANGLTGIDRMNIEVKVPRLGGGFGRRLTADHGAEAVAISKAAGLPVKVMWTREDDLSHDFYRPGGHHEMIAAFDKDGKLTAWAHRLASPSKYYRRPVPEDEWWESDLYVDDFPAGLVDNLQVEFHSAKSGMPRGSWRAPAHTANAFVINSFMDELAEELGEDPLDLHLRLLGPAKELPYGQHGGPVFDTGRLTTVLKTVADKAGWGRKMPQGRALGLAGHFTFGGYVAEVADVELLAEGEFRVHKVWAAVDIGTVVNPNGVIAQTEGAINDGLNMVRRQEIKVAGGQVMTDNFDSYQMMRLADSVPDIDVTIIDSDRAPSGMGEMALPPLSPAVGNAIRRAGGPRLRHHPFIGST, from the coding sequence ATGCCTGAAGCACTTGCTCTCACCCGTCGTCAGATGCTTGGCTATTCCGCCGCCGCAGGATCACTGGTGGTCATGGCACCCTTTTTTCGGCCCGCCAGGGCGCATGGTGCAGAAGTCAGCAATGAACTTCTACAGGCCATCATCCATATCAATCCGGATAATTCGATCCTGATCGAACACCCGGCGCCGGAGATGGGACAGGGTACGGGCACTGCCGAGCCCATGCTCATTGCCGAAGAGCTTGATGCGGACTGGGACAGGGTTAGTGTCAAAACCATGGACCTGATGCTGAAAACAGACAAGGACGGCAATATGGCATGGAAATTCTTCCCCCAGGGAGCTGGCGGTTCTACAAGCATTTCAAGGGGCTTCGATCCCCTGCGCAAGGCCGGCGCCAGCGCCCGCGAACTCCTTCTTCGTGCTGCAGCCAATCGCTGGTCCGTGGAGACCTCAACCCTGAGGACGGAAAAATCATATGTCATCGGGGCGGACAACAAACGCCTGAGTTATGGTGATCTTGCCCGCGATGCGGCGGCCATCACACTCCCGGAAGATTTTGAACCTGTCCTGAAAGACCGCAAGGACTGGAAAATTGTCGGTCAGCCCAAGGCCCACAAATCGGCGCACGATATTGTCACCGGTCAGCCACTCTACTCTATCGATGCCACCTACCCCGGTGTCAGGATCGCCTGCATGGCCCGCTGCCCCTGGCTGGACGGCGAAGTCATTTCTGTTGACGACAGTGAAACACTGAAAGTGCCCGGCGTGATCAAGGTGGTGCATCTGCCGCGTCCGGATCTCGATAAATATTACACCTATCTGGCGGCCGGTGTGGCCGTCATTGCCGAAACATTCTGGGCGGCCAAAAAAGGCCGGGACCTGCTGAAGATCGAATGGGACAAAGGTCCCTATGCGAACGAATCCACGGACAGCCTTGATCAACATTGCTCCGACTTGCTGGACACCACCGGACAGATCGTCCGTCATGACGGCAATTTCCCGGAGGCCCTGACCAAAGCGGACAAGGTGATCAGGAAACGTTACCGACTGCCTTATGTTTCCCATGCACAATTGGAACCACAGAGCGCCATCGCCCATGTTCAGGCTGATAAATGCACCCTGATCGGGCCTTTCCAGTTTCCTTCCAGCGCCTCCCGCATAGCCAATGGCCTGACCGGAATTGACCGCATGAATATCGAGGTAAAAGTGCCCCGGCTCGGCGGCGGGTTCGGACGACGGCTGACGGCTGACCACGGCGCGGAGGCCGTGGCTATATCCAAGGCCGCAGGCCTGCCTGTCAAGGTCATGTGGACCCGGGAGGATGACCTGAGCCATGACTTTTACCGGCCTGGCGGGCACCATGAAATGATCGCCGCTTTTGATAAAGACGGCAAACTCACCGCCTGGGCACACCGGCTCGCAAGCCCGTCCAAATATTATCGCCGTCCCGTCCCCGAGGATGAGTGGTGGGAATCCGACCTCTATGTTGACGACTTTCCGGCCGGGCTTGTGGATAATCTGCAAGTGGAATTTCATTCGGCCAAATCGGGTATGCCGCGGGGCAGCTGGCGGGCGCCAGCCCATACCGCCAATGCCTTTGTCATCAACAGCTTCATGGATGAACTGGCCGAGGAACTGGGTGAGGATCCACTGGACCTGCATCTGCGGCTTCTGGGCCCGGCAAAAGAACTGCCTTACGGCCAGCATGGCGGACCGGTTTTTGACACAGGCCGGCTGACAACTGTGTTAAAGACAGTCGCCGACAAAGCAGGCTGGGGCCGGAAAATGCCACAAGGCCGGGCCCTCGGGCTGGCCGGTCATTTTACCTTCGGCGGTTATGTCGCCGAGGTGGCGGATGTGGAACTTCTGGCGGAAGGTGAGTTCAGGGTCCACAAGGTCTGGGCCGCCGTCGATATCGGTACTGTCGTCAACCCCAATGGCGTCATCGCCCAGACAGAAGGCGCCATCAATGACGGCCTGAACATGGTGCGAAGGCAGGAAATAAAAGTCGCGGGCGGTCAGGTCATGACAGATAATTTCGACAGCTACCAAATGATGCGCCTGGCCGACAGCGTACCCGATATTGATGTCACCATAATTGACAGCGACAGAGCCCCCTCCGGCATGGGAGAAATGGCGCTGCCGCCGCTTTCGCCTGCCGTCGGCAATGCCATCCGCCGGGCCGGCGGGCCGCGGTTGAGACATCATCCCTTCATCGGGTCGACCTGA
- a CDS encoding glycerophosphodiester phosphodiesterase family protein translates to MSVADEPAPTLTGEKPVIIAHRGASGYRPEHTLASYQLAIDMGADYIEPDLVMTKDGVMVARHDRYLGTTTDVAGHPEFADRKRQDSRTGRERHEGEDWFVEDFTLAELKTLRARQVWESRSAEFDGKFEIPTFEEILQLVQKVKLETGKTVGIYPETKAPGYFKSIGLDFEEPLLAMLKKYGYDSREDKIFIQSFEPEILENLKQKTDMKLIMLLWPDDMKVMVPNYDLDYVATFADGIGPLKFMLLDAEGNDNGLVKKAHELGLMVHPYTFRNDQLPKQFTTPREEYEYYFRMGIDGLFSDFSDTALAVRDSLY, encoded by the coding sequence ATGTCCGTCGCTGATGAACCTGCCCCGACCCTGACCGGCGAAAAGCCCGTCATCATTGCCCATCGCGGCGCCAGCGGTTACCGTCCGGAACATACACTGGCGTCCTATCAGCTGGCTATTGATATGGGGGCGGACTATATCGAACCGGATCTGGTGATGACAAAGGACGGGGTCATGGTGGCCCGCCATGACCGTTATCTCGGCACCACCACAGATGTGGCCGGCCATCCGGAATTTGCCGACAGAAAGAGGCAGGACAGCCGCACCGGCCGTGAACGGCATGAAGGGGAGGACTGGTTTGTCGAGGATTTCACCCTGGCCGAACTGAAGACGCTCAGGGCCCGGCAGGTGTGGGAAAGCCGGTCGGCGGAATTTGACGGAAAATTCGAAATTCCCACCTTCGAGGAAATCCTCCAGCTGGTGCAAAAAGTTAAGCTGGAGACCGGAAAAACAGTTGGTATCTATCCGGAAACCAAGGCGCCGGGGTATTTCAAATCCATCGGCCTTGATTTCGAGGAACCTCTGCTTGCCATGCTGAAGAAATATGGCTATGACAGCCGCGAGGATAAAATCTTTATCCAGAGTTTCGAACCGGAAATCCTGGAAAATCTGAAACAAAAAACCGATATGAAGCTGATTATGCTGCTGTGGCCGGACGATATGAAGGTCATGGTGCCCAACTATGACCTGGACTATGTGGCCACCTTTGCCGACGGGATCGGGCCGCTGAAATTCATGCTGCTGGATGCAGAGGGTAATGACAATGGCCTGGTTAAAAAAGCCCATGAACTTGGCCTGATGGTGCACCCCTATACTTTTCGGAACGACCAGTTGCCAAAGCAGTTCACAACGCCCCGGGAAGAATATGAATATTATTTCCGTATGGGTATCGACGGCCTGTTCAGCGATTTCTCTGATACGGCCCTTGCGGTGCGCGACAGCCTTTACTGA
- a CDS encoding cytochrome P450: MEFIIAPLRSVLSCIYNVIRNILKTVYVWFYGLWNLLWLIKEMILGKGSMADKLGSVGVQHAGLMFLRAFLPTIVLKKKLITAYENTGTALVTAAEDVKEVVYGDKVFHTAYAPKMAALTDGGNFFLGMQDSPGYTNNVSDLRLAANRDDIPKIITPYISREAERVISGAGGKLDLPQQLTLPVMARLVGEYFGAPGPSPEKMIQWTHAMFRYIFFDFSEASAVKEPALQAAAELRAYLDPLISERKSGPEKDDVLGRCLKLQAAGMPAMTDRNVRDNFLGMLTAMLPTIPNATAKVLDVFLDKPDALAGAQVAALADDDELLLKYIIEAFRFNPMNPVIFRIAARDYVLAEGTLRQRKIPKGTFVFAANLSAMFDPWTIRSPKQFDINRPPEDYILWGLGMHRCFGEYISHAAMPAFLKPLLRQENLRRAPGEAGHIQTDGTPFPWHFHVEWD; encoded by the coding sequence TTGGAATTTATAATTGCACCCTTACGTTCGGTCCTGTCCTGTATCTACAATGTAATCAGAAACATTCTGAAAACCGTCTATGTCTGGTTCTATGGACTGTGGAATCTGCTGTGGCTGATCAAGGAGATGATCCTGGGCAAGGGATCTATGGCCGACAAGCTGGGCTCGGTCGGGGTGCAGCATGCCGGCCTGATGTTTCTTCGGGCTTTCCTGCCGACGATAGTGCTGAAAAAGAAACTGATCACAGCATACGAGAATACCGGTACGGCCCTGGTCACTGCGGCAGAGGACGTGAAGGAAGTCGTTTATGGCGACAAGGTTTTTCACACCGCCTATGCGCCGAAGATGGCCGCTCTGACCGATGGCGGGAATTTCTTTCTCGGCATGCAGGACAGTCCGGGATACACCAATAATGTCAGTGACTTGCGCCTGGCCGCCAACCGCGATGATATTCCGAAAATTATCACCCCGTATATCTCCCGCGAGGCAGAGAGGGTCATTTCCGGGGCAGGGGGGAAGCTTGACCTGCCGCAACAATTGACCCTGCCGGTGATGGCGAGGCTTGTCGGTGAATATTTTGGCGCCCCCGGGCCGTCGCCGGAAAAAATGATCCAGTGGACCCATGCCATGTTCCGCTATATCTTTTTTGATTTTTCCGAGGCCTCGGCGGTAAAGGAGCCAGCCCTGCAGGCGGCGGCGGAACTTCGGGCCTATCTTGATCCGTTGATTTCGGAACGGAAGTCCGGCCCGGAGAAGGATGACGTGCTCGGTCGGTGCCTGAAATTACAGGCCGCCGGCATGCCGGCCATGACGGACCGCAATGTCAGGGACAATTTCCTCGGCATGCTGACGGCCATGCTGCCGACCATTCCCAATGCCACGGCAAAGGTGCTGGACGTGTTTCTGGACAAGCCCGACGCCCTGGCCGGGGCCCAGGTGGCAGCGCTGGCAGATGATGATGAGTTACTGCTGAAATATATCATTGAAGCTTTCCGCTTTAATCCCATGAACCCGGTTATTTTCCGCATCGCTGCCCGGGATTATGTGCTGGCGGAAGGGACCCTGCGGCAGCGGAAGATTCCAAAAGGTACCTTCGTTTTTGCCGCCAACCTTTCGGCCATGTTTGATCCCTGGACGATCCGGTCACCAAAACAGTTCGATATCAACCGGCCACCGGAGGACTATATTCTCTGGGGACTGGGTATGCATCGCTGCTTTGGCGAATATATTTCACATGCGGCCATGCCGGCCTTTCTGAAACCCTTGCTCAGGCAGGAAAATCTGCGGCGGGCGCCCGGCGAAGCCGGCCATATCCAGACCGACGGCACCCCTTTTCCCTGGCATTTCCATGTTGAATGGGACTGA
- a CDS encoding Dyp-type peroxidase produces MSHILELTDIQGNVVLAYKFPLSRYILLKVNDEAGGREFLQRVLPHITSGELWEDGEKPEATTNISFTYKGLAALGIPQSSLRTFPVAFQEGMKARADILGDTGTSAPEKWDDCWQEDVHILLTINARTVTPIRELSSISEPEKKYLHDHYEALKHLWEVNGSIERLGEQDGNVLFYDGHPCAKEHFGFTDGIGNPAFSGMDLKPMQVPGRGKQLPDGRWVPLAAGEFVLGYPDEAQELPLAPVPHLLSRNGTFMAYRKLHQNVATFRKYLTAQGKKYERTLDMSNYRHADGREVKGWEILAAKMAGRWLDGTPVELSPYGENPEILNNPMKNNDFSYHNDGEGARCPLGAHVRRANPRDALGFQGQLTNRRRILRRGLPYGEATPFDKLGKDNDEHGIIFMSLNASIERQFEFVQQQWMNYGNDFIQGNDRDILVGNNDGTTQAVIQNDPDGDKPPFICADIPRFVETRGGDYFFTPSLTALRMISNNAVSTI; encoded by the coding sequence GGGTGAATTGTGGGAGGATGGCGAAAAACCGGAGGCCACGACCAATATATCCTTCACCTATAAGGGACTTGCGGCACTGGGAATTCCCCAGAGCAGTCTGCGCACCTTTCCCGTTGCATTTCAGGAGGGCATGAAGGCGCGGGCAGATATCCTTGGCGATACCGGTACCAGCGCACCGGAAAAGTGGGATGACTGCTGGCAGGAGGATGTCCATATTCTGCTGACCATCAACGCCCGCACGGTTACCCCGATCAGGGAATTGTCATCGATCAGCGAACCCGAAAAGAAATATCTCCATGATCATTATGAAGCCCTGAAACATCTGTGGGAAGTCAACGGCAGCATAGAAAGGCTGGGAGAGCAGGACGGCAATGTCCTGTTTTATGATGGCCATCCATGTGCCAAGGAACATTTCGGTTTTACGGACGGGATTGGAAATCCGGCCTTTTCGGGCATGGACCTCAAGCCGATGCAGGTGCCGGGGCGGGGCAAACAGCTGCCTGATGGCCGATGGGTGCCGCTGGCAGCCGGGGAATTTGTTCTGGGCTATCCTGACGAGGCCCAGGAGTTGCCGCTGGCGCCTGTACCCCATTTACTGAGCCGCAACGGTACATTTATGGCCTATCGCAAACTTCATCAGAATGTGGCGACTTTCCGCAAATATCTGACGGCGCAGGGGAAAAAATATGAAAGAACCCTGGATATGTCGAACTATCGCCATGCGGACGGCAGGGAAGTCAAGGGCTGGGAAATCCTGGCGGCCAAAATGGCCGGACGCTGGCTGGACGGTACGCCGGTGGAGCTGTCTCCTTATGGTGAAAATCCGGAAATCCTCAATAATCCAATGAAAAACAATGACTTCAGCTACCATAATGATGGTGAGGGCGCACGCTGTCCTCTGGGCGCCCATGTCCGCCGGGCCAATCCCCGGGATGCACTTGGCTTTCAGGGGCAATTGACCAACCGGCGGCGGATATTGCGTCGCGGCCTGCCGTATGGCGAAGCCACTCCTTTCGATAAACTGGGAAAAGACAATGACGAACATGGCATTATCTTCATGTCCCTCAATGCCAGCATTGAACGACAGTTCGAATTTGTTCAGCAGCAATGGATGAATTACGGTAATGATTTCATCCAGGGAAATGACAGGGATATATTGGTAGGCAACAACGACGGCACCACCCAGGCGGTGATCCAGAATGATCCGGACGGCGACAAACCGCCGTTCATCTGTGCCGATATCCCCCGCTTTGTGGAGACACGCGGCGGGGATTATTTCTTTACCCCGAGCCTGACCGCATTGAGAATGATCAGTAACAATGCGGTTTCCACCATATAA